A window of Haloarcula marismortui ATCC 43049 genomic DNA:
CCTGACGCTCACACTCCCGATATGAAAAAGCCCCACGTTCCAACAGCGCTGCTTCCGGCGGAAATGCCCGAAGCAGCGTTGCTGTGGGATTGTGCCCCCACGCCGGGATACCAACATGTACACACCACGGCCTTCCTGGTACTGGTGTAGCGGTTCCGGCGATACCCGATATATTTTCCGAATCAGGATGTATACGTTTAAATTAGATTCGGATATGCGAATTGTGTGGATACATTCTTACCTATCCATATGCTTCTTCAGTGTATGAGTAGTAGCCACAACGACACACCCACGGACATTCTTGAACATGTCTTGCTGCCGGTTGCCACCGAAGACGACGCGCTTGCCACCGTGACTGCGCTCGAACCATACGAGCCGGAGCAGGTGACGGCGCTACACGTCGTCGAGAAAGGCGAGGGGGTTCCGGACAAGACACCAGTCGCACAGTCGGAGGAGGTGGCGGCCGAGTCGTACGCGGCCGTCAGGACGGTGTTCCCTGATGCTGACGACCACACCGCATACTCTCGGAACGTTGTCGAGGCTATCTTCCATGCCGCGGACGAGGTCGGAGCGAGCGCCATCGCATACCGGTCCCGCGGTGGCGGCCGTCTCATGCAGTTCCTCTCCGGCGACCTCTCGCTGAAACTCGTCACGAACGCAGCGATACCGGTAAT
This region includes:
- a CDS encoding universal stress protein; the protein is MSSSHNDTPTDILEHVLLPVATEDDALATVTALEPYEPEQVTALHVVEKGEGVPDKTPVAQSEEVAAESYAAVRTVFPDADDHTAYSRNVVEAIFHAADEVGASAIAYRSRGGGRLMQFLSGDLSLKLVTNAAIPVIALPRADSDE